A part of Streptomyces sp. NBC_01210 genomic DNA contains:
- a CDS encoding glycosyl hydrolase family 18 protein produces the protein MPPPRRRLLAVLTAIVLSLAGLTGLAATPAQAAGPLTASFTSADNGSWWKGSYVVKNTSGAPVTGWTLAFDLPPGVTISQHYNGTATVSGSHVTVTPAYYNTTVPANGTTEPYSYWFVASGPITAPTGCLIDGDKCDGSPARPPSAPGGLAVTDTTARTVSLKWNTAGPGDFPVASYEVLRGTTVVAATATTSATVRDLTPATSYSFTVRAKDTRGNLGPVGAAVTATTVDPASDTVPPTAPANLRSTAVTSSTVALAWNASTDNNRVAAYDVYRGTSPAATVPASALATTVTGLAPATRYDFTVKARDAADNASPASNTLAVTTADPVGAGGHATVGYFVQWGIYGRQYFVKNLDTSGAAAKLDVVNYAFGNIDPANLTCLSGVTKGVSGNPQDPNEGDGAGDAEADYGRAFAASQSVDGVADDGWGTLRGNFNQLKKLKAKHPNLKVVISLGGWTYSKYFSDVAATDASRKKFVKSCADLYIKGDLPMYNGAGGAGVAAGIFDGIDLDWEWPGSPDGHPGNHWSAADKANNTALISEFRKQLDALGGEHKLLTAFTPADPKKIDAGWDLSKIFGDIDYANVQGYDFHGAGSDNSWEPNRTGHQANLYPDAQSPYADDFSIDGAVQKYLGAGVPPRKVTIGFPFYGRGWKEVTAGGVNGEGQTANGAAPGQFAEEAGTRGYQNLVTGVPNLTVQHDTQSVATYGYQGAGGQWWSFDDTWSIARKAAYIKSKGLLGAMIWEMSGDTPGGTLLGALHGGLQ, from the coding sequence ATGCCGCCGCCCCGCCGCCGGCTCCTCGCCGTACTCACCGCGATCGTGCTCTCACTGGCCGGGCTCACCGGCCTTGCCGCCACCCCGGCGCAGGCCGCAGGCCCACTCACCGCTTCGTTCACCAGTGCCGACAACGGCTCCTGGTGGAAGGGCTCATACGTCGTCAAGAACACCAGCGGCGCCCCGGTCACCGGATGGACCCTCGCATTCGATCTGCCGCCCGGAGTGACGATCAGTCAGCACTACAACGGGACGGCGACGGTCAGCGGCTCGCACGTCACCGTGACGCCCGCCTACTACAACACCACGGTCCCGGCGAACGGCACCACCGAGCCGTACAGCTACTGGTTCGTCGCCTCAGGACCGATCACCGCACCGACCGGCTGCCTGATCGACGGCGACAAATGCGACGGCAGCCCCGCCAGACCGCCGTCCGCACCGGGCGGCCTGGCCGTCACCGACACCACGGCCCGCACAGTGAGCCTGAAGTGGAACACCGCCGGTCCCGGCGACTTTCCCGTCGCCTCCTACGAGGTGCTGCGCGGCACCACCGTGGTCGCGGCCACCGCAACCACCTCGGCCACCGTCCGTGATCTGACCCCGGCCACGAGCTACAGCTTCACGGTCCGCGCCAAGGACACCCGCGGCAACCTCGGACCGGTCGGCGCCGCCGTCACCGCGACCACCGTCGACCCGGCGAGCGACACCGTCCCGCCCACCGCACCCGCCAACCTGCGCAGTACCGCGGTGACTTCCAGCACGGTCGCTCTCGCCTGGAACGCGTCCACCGACAACAACCGGGTCGCCGCCTACGACGTCTACCGGGGCACGTCGCCGGCCGCAACCGTCCCGGCCTCCGCTCTCGCCACCACGGTCACCGGCCTCGCCCCCGCCACCCGCTACGACTTCACCGTCAAGGCACGGGACGCGGCCGACAACGCCTCCCCGGCGAGCAATACTCTCGCCGTCACCACCGCCGACCCGGTCGGCGCCGGCGGGCACGCGACCGTCGGGTACTTCGTCCAATGGGGCATCTACGGCCGCCAGTACTTCGTCAAGAACCTCGACACCTCCGGCGCCGCGGCCAAGCTCGATGTCGTCAACTACGCCTTCGGCAACATCGATCCGGCCAACCTCACCTGCCTGAGCGGTGTCACCAAGGGCGTCTCCGGAAATCCGCAGGACCCCAACGAGGGCGACGGAGCAGGTGACGCCGAGGCCGACTACGGCCGTGCCTTCGCCGCCTCACAGTCGGTGGACGGGGTGGCCGACGACGGCTGGGGCACGTTGCGCGGCAACTTCAACCAGCTGAAGAAACTCAAGGCCAAGCACCCGAACCTCAAGGTCGTCATCTCGCTCGGCGGCTGGACCTATTCGAAGTACTTCTCCGACGTCGCCGCCACCGACGCCTCCCGGAAGAAGTTCGTGAAGTCCTGCGCCGACCTGTACATCAAGGGCGACCTGCCCATGTACAACGGCGCGGGCGGAGCGGGCGTCGCCGCGGGAATCTTCGACGGCATCGACCTGGACTGGGAGTGGCCGGGCTCCCCCGACGGCCATCCCGGAAACCACTGGAGTGCCGCGGACAAGGCCAACAACACCGCTCTGATCTCCGAGTTCCGCAAGCAGCTCGACGCGCTCGGCGGCGAGCACAAGCTGCTCACCGCCTTCACCCCGGCCGACCCGAAGAAGATCGACGCGGGCTGGGACCTCTCGAAGATCTTCGGCGACATCGACTACGCGAACGTCCAGGGGTACGACTTCCACGGCGCGGGCAGCGACAACTCCTGGGAACCGAACCGCACCGGCCACCAGGCAAACCTGTATCCCGACGCCCAGTCGCCGTACGCCGACGACTTCAGCATCGACGGCGCGGTGCAGAAGTATCTCGGCGCCGGAGTCCCGCCGCGAAAGGTGACCATCGGCTTCCCCTTCTACGGCCGCGGCTGGAAAGAGGTCACTGCCGGCGGCGTCAACGGCGAAGGGCAGACCGCGAACGGCGCGGCCCCCGGCCAGTTCGCGGAGGAGGCCGGCACCCGTGGCTACCAGAACCTCGTCACCGGTGTCCCGAATCTCACGGTCCAGCACGACACTCAGTCGGTGGCCACGTACGGCTACCAGGGCGCGGGCGGCCAGTGGTGGTCCTTCGACGACACCTGGTCCATCGCCCGGAAGGCTGCGTACATCAAGTCGAAGGGGCTGCTGGGCGCGATGATCTGGGAGATGTCCGGTGACACACCGGGCGGGACCCTGCTCGGAGCGCTGCACGGCGGGCTCCAGTAG
- a CDS encoding SRPBCC family protein, which translates to MNWCHYRFRSVWDLPAGPGAVYMVLERVGEYPLWWPQVREVTRLDEDTGTARFRSFLPYELLVTARAQRRDPTAGLLEVGMEGDLEGWARWTLTEGGAGTRAVYEQEVEVRKPLMRRLALPCQPVFLANHAAMMRGGRRGLAAYLGRV; encoded by the coding sequence ATGAACTGGTGTCACTACCGCTTCCGCAGCGTCTGGGATCTGCCTGCCGGACCGGGCGCCGTGTACATGGTCCTCGAGCGGGTCGGCGAGTACCCCTTGTGGTGGCCGCAGGTCCGCGAGGTGACCCGGCTCGACGAGGACACCGGCACCGCGCGCTTCCGCTCCTTCCTTCCGTACGAACTGCTCGTCACCGCTCGCGCACAGCGGCGCGACCCGACCGCGGGGTTGCTCGAAGTGGGCATGGAGGGGGACCTGGAGGGGTGGGCGCGGTGGACGCTGACGGAGGGCGGTGCCGGCACCCGGGCCGTGTACGAGCAGGAGGTGGAGGTGCGCAAGCCGCTGATGAGGCGGCTGGCGTTGCCGTGCCAGCCGGTCTTCCTCGCCAACCACGCGGCGATGATGCGCGGCGGGCGGCGTGGGCTGGCCGCATACCTCGGCAGGGTTTGA
- a CDS encoding SCO7613 C-terminal domain-containing membrane protein, whose protein sequence is MENVPPPAEELAILERELVRLDARRAQLLARRAWLIAALRPPIAPAVPATRPSAARPSVAQPFLAPPPDASPPSVQNLLLTLGGILLTIAAIAFTLVSWGDLGIGGRSAVLGAVTVAALAAPVALLPRRLASTAESVAALGLVLMVLDAYAVHQVALAGTDGLGYAAFASASLAALWTVYGLSLDRLRIPLPVALLTAQLPLPLWALTATAGAPPMEWALLTTAALDVAVAVWAKPAGLRAIAATGAATTGGWALLIGGWQSVSADAPLDAAAPAALLLTAAAVAVFAAWRASSAAVAASAVAGLAVIGAVGGVVRAAVPEGWSVLGYLLCAAALLGAVRAGGPKRLAPGLTGAAGAVHALAALSTLPLVALALADPLSGLRDIWSGTPTDARGALGVGLPEPGLTAAPVVLLVVAAVLATASRWLPSTTTGYTAPAVGDPKGTTHQSGPAGTGPHPAGTPAQAPGATGPAPRPANAPTTKDHPGRTTGTTPSSSGPTATHPGAPPNTSGPPAGASWPGRPPASGAWGTAPAAPQPDRRAAAVGAALALAWAGLFVMPPALDLAHPATVALHLVLSVAALVLAVRPGRIARHAPAGPVVALACGLAGAVSVALLSLATRPATFAVLGTLVAALAAAAAVRAPRAAQAVLACAATAFATAFVGAVAAAAELPPHRAALTILVVPAAVALLAARLGRHPVALPMELTGATAGLLAVVLATEHRPTLSLVLALCGVIAAGTAVRAERRPAAGYLAAVLFVLATWARLAASDVASPEAYTLPVTVSALVVGVLRRRRDREASSWTAYGPGLAATLLPSLFAAWGDGHWLRPLLLGLAALALTLAGARLRLQALLVLGGTVLALDALHELAPYVVQVVGALPRWLPPALAGLLLLAVGATYEQRLRDARKLRDTLGRMR, encoded by the coding sequence ATGGAGAACGTTCCGCCACCCGCCGAGGAACTGGCGATCCTCGAGCGCGAGCTGGTCCGACTGGACGCTCGCCGGGCCCAGTTGCTGGCTCGCAGGGCCTGGCTCATCGCTGCGCTCCGGCCGCCCATCGCGCCTGCCGTACCGGCCACGCGGCCCTCTGCCGCGCGGCCTTCCGTCGCGCAGCCCTTCCTCGCGCCGCCGCCCGACGCCTCCCCGCCGAGTGTGCAGAATCTGCTGCTCACCCTCGGCGGCATTCTGCTGACCATCGCCGCCATCGCATTCACACTGGTCAGCTGGGGTGACTTGGGTATCGGCGGGCGCTCGGCGGTGCTCGGCGCGGTGACGGTCGCGGCGCTCGCGGCGCCGGTCGCGCTGCTGCCCAGGCGGCTCGCCTCGACCGCCGAGTCGGTGGCCGCGCTCGGCCTGGTGCTGATGGTGCTCGACGCCTACGCGGTGCACCAGGTGGCGCTGGCCGGGACCGACGGCCTTGGCTATGCGGCCTTCGCATCGGCCTCGCTCGCCGCGCTCTGGACGGTGTACGGGCTGTCGCTGGACCGGCTGCGGATTCCGCTGCCGGTCGCCCTACTGACCGCGCAACTGCCGCTTCCGCTCTGGGCGCTGACCGCCACTGCGGGCGCGCCGCCGATGGAGTGGGCGCTGCTGACGACCGCGGCGCTCGATGTCGCGGTCGCGGTGTGGGCGAAGCCGGCCGGTCTGCGAGCCATCGCCGCCACCGGTGCCGCGACGACGGGCGGCTGGGCGCTGCTGATCGGCGGCTGGCAGTCGGTATCGGCGGATGCGCCGCTCGACGCGGCCGCGCCTGCCGCGCTGCTGCTCACAGCGGCCGCGGTGGCGGTGTTCGCGGCCTGGCGCGCCTCCTCGGCCGCGGTTGCCGCCTCCGCGGTGGCGGGTCTCGCGGTGATCGGGGCCGTCGGCGGCGTGGTGCGCGCGGCGGTGCCGGAGGGGTGGTCGGTACTGGGCTATCTGCTGTGCGCGGCCGCTCTGTTGGGAGCCGTACGGGCGGGCGGGCCGAAGCGGTTGGCACCGGGCCTGACGGGTGCGGCCGGCGCGGTGCACGCCTTGGCGGCCCTCTCGACGCTGCCGCTGGTCGCTCTCGCTCTGGCGGACCCACTGTCGGGCCTCCGCGACATCTGGTCGGGCACCCCGACGGATGCGCGCGGGGCGCTGGGCGTCGGGCTCCCGGAGCCGGGCCTGACCGCGGCACCGGTGGTGCTGCTGGTCGTGGCAGCGGTCCTCGCGACGGCGTCCCGCTGGTTGCCGTCGACGACAACCGGGTACACCGCACCGGCAGTCGGCGACCCGAAGGGGACGACGCACCAGTCCGGCCCGGCAGGCACCGGCCCGCACCCCGCGGGCACTCCTGCCCAGGCCCCCGGCGCCACGGGCCCCGCGCCGCGCCCGGCGAACGCGCCCACCACGAAAGACCATCCCGGCCGAACAACCGGCACCACCCCGTCCTCCTCCGGGCCAACAGCCACCCACCCGGGCGCGCCCCCGAACACCTCCGGCCCGCCCGCAGGAGCCTCCTGGCCCGGCCGGCCCCCGGCCTCCGGCGCGTGGGGAACCGCCCCTGCGGCCCCACAGCCTGATCGGCGTGCCGCGGCCGTCGGCGCGGCTCTCGCGCTCGCGTGGGCAGGTCTGTTCGTCATGCCGCCCGCGCTGGATCTGGCCCACCCGGCCACCGTGGCGCTCCACCTGGTCCTCAGCGTGGCCGCGCTGGTGCTCGCCGTGCGCCCCGGCAGGATCGCCCGGCACGCCCCGGCCGGCCCCGTCGTCGCCCTCGCCTGCGGCCTCGCGGGTGCTGTGAGCGTCGCCCTGTTGTCCCTGGCCACCCGCCCCGCCACTTTCGCGGTGCTGGGCACACTGGTCGCGGCTCTCGCGGCCGCGGCCGCGGTCCGGGCACCTCGCGCCGCGCAGGCGGTACTCGCCTGCGCCGCCACCGCTTTCGCCACCGCCTTTGTGGGCGCCGTCGCCGCTGCCGCCGAACTCCCGCCCCACCGGGCCGCGTTGACAATCCTCGTCGTCCCAGCCGCCGTGGCGCTCCTCGCCGCCCGGCTGGGCCGCCACCCCGTCGCCCTCCCCATGGAGCTCACCGGCGCCACTGCCGGACTGCTCGCGGTCGTCCTCGCCACGGAGCACCGGCCGACCCTCTCCCTGGTGCTCGCGCTCTGCGGCGTGATCGCCGCGGGCACCGCGGTACGTGCCGAGCGCCGGCCCGCCGCCGGCTATCTCGCGGCGGTGCTGTTCGTGCTGGCCACCTGGGCGAGGCTGGCCGCCTCGGACGTCGCGTCCCCCGAGGCGTACACCCTGCCCGTGACCGTCTCCGCGCTCGTCGTCGGCGTACTGCGCCGCCGCCGCGACCGGGAGGCGTCGTCCTGGACGGCGTACGGTCCCGGTCTCGCCGCGACGCTGCTGCCGAGCCTCTTCGCGGCCTGGGGCGACGGGCACTGGCTGCGTCCGCTGCTGCTGGGCCTCGCTGCCCTGGCCCTGACGCTCGCCGGTGCCCGGCTGCGCCTGCAGGCGTTGCTGGTGCTCGGAGGCACGGTGCTCGCGCTGGACGCCCTGCACGAGCTCGCGCCGTACGTCGTCCAGGTCGTCGGCGCGCTCCCCCGCTGGCTGCCACCCGCGCTCGCCGGTCTGCTGCTCCTCGCCGTGGGCGCGACCTACGAGCAGCGGTTGCGGGACGCGCGCAAGCTCCGCGACACCCTCGGCCGGATGCGCTGA
- a CDS encoding TIGR02611 family protein: MNAESDEREESVAATAPTPATGDVTEKVDAGPVLGSKAPHFIKRSRTLHLSWQVGVFVIGLAVVGAGIVMLPLPGPGWLVIFGGMAIWATEFVWAQLVLRWTKRKVTEAAQRALDPKVRRRNIILTTIGLAIIAVLVGIYVWKFGIVMPWKIEE, translated from the coding sequence ATGAACGCGGAGAGTGACGAGCGGGAAGAGTCCGTCGCAGCGACGGCTCCGACCCCCGCGACGGGGGACGTGACGGAGAAGGTGGATGCGGGGCCGGTCCTCGGTTCGAAGGCGCCCCACTTCATCAAGAGGTCGAGGACGCTGCATCTGAGCTGGCAGGTCGGTGTCTTCGTGATCGGCCTAGCGGTGGTTGGCGCCGGCATCGTGATGCTGCCGCTGCCGGGCCCCGGCTGGCTGGTGATCTTCGGCGGTATGGCGATCTGGGCGACCGAGTTCGTCTGGGCGCAGCTCGTGCTGCGCTGGACCAAGCGCAAGGTCACCGAGGCGGCTCAGCGGGCGCTCGATCCGAAGGTGCGCCGACGGAACATCATCCTGACCACGATCGGTCTCGCGATCATCGCCGTGCTGGTCGGAATCTACGTCTGGAAGTTCGGGATCGTCATGCCGTGGAAGATCGAGGAGTGA
- a CDS encoding SsgA family sporulation/cell division regulator, translating to MNTTVSCELHLRLVVSSESSLPVPAGLRYDTADPYAVHATFHTGAEETVEWVFARDLLAEGLHRPTGTGDVRVWPSRSHGQGVVCIALSSPEGEALLEAPARALESFLKRTDAAVPPGTEHRHFDLDTELSHILAES from the coding sequence ATGAACACCACGGTCAGCTGCGAGCTGCACCTGCGCCTCGTTGTATCGAGCGAGTCTTCACTGCCTGTACCCGCGGGCCTGCGGTATGACACGGCCGATCCCTATGCCGTGCACGCCACCTTCCACACCGGAGCCGAAGAGACGGTCGAATGGGTGTTCGCCCGCGATCTTCTCGCCGAGGGCCTGCACCGGCCCACCGGCACGGGTGACGTCAGAGTCTGGCCGTCGCGCAGCCATGGCCAGGGCGTCGTCTGCATCGCGTTGAGCTCCCCGGAGGGCGAAGCCCTGCTCGAGGCCCCGGCGCGGGCCCTGGAGTCGTTCCTGAAGCGGACCGACGCCGCGGTGCCACCGGGCACCGAGCATCGTCACTTCGATCTCGACACGGAGCTCTCGCACATCCTGGCGGAAAGCTGA
- a CDS encoding CGNR zinc finger domain-containing protein, translated as MLIPHDTRIALDTVVDLVNTASEGEQDDGLADVAALYDFVRNHSVSDVGDLGQRDLKAVRGVRARFAEIFAAPDSRSAAELVNELVAAAGTTPQLTDHDGYDWHVHYFAPGASVADHLAADCGMALAFIVVAGEQERLRRCEAPDCGRAFVDLSRNRSRRYCDSRTCGNRLHVAAYRARRKEAAG; from the coding sequence GTGCTGATCCCCCACGACACCCGGATCGCCCTCGACACCGTCGTCGATCTGGTGAACACCGCTTCGGAGGGCGAGCAGGACGACGGGCTCGCGGATGTCGCGGCGCTGTACGACTTCGTGCGGAACCACAGCGTCAGCGACGTGGGCGACCTCGGCCAGCGGGACCTGAAGGCCGTACGGGGGGTACGGGCGCGGTTCGCGGAGATCTTCGCGGCGCCCGACAGTCGTAGCGCAGCCGAACTGGTCAATGAGCTGGTGGCGGCCGCGGGGACCACCCCGCAGCTCACCGACCACGACGGCTACGACTGGCATGTCCACTACTTCGCGCCGGGCGCCTCGGTCGCCGACCATCTCGCGGCGGACTGCGGGATGGCGCTGGCCTTCATCGTCGTGGCGGGCGAGCAGGAGCGGCTGAGGCGCTGCGAGGCGCCCGACTGCGGGCGCGCCTTCGTCGATCTTTCCCGCAATCGCTCGCGTCGCTACTGCGACAGCCGCACCTGCGGCAACCGCCTGCATGTCGCCGCGTACCGCGCGCGCCGCAAGGAAGCGGCCGGCTGA
- a CDS encoding DsbA family protein, with product MSDSTTARPVVLDVWCELQCPDCRNALVDLRALRERYGDRLELRLRHFPLEKHKHAFAAAQAAEEAAEQGTTWPYVEAVLERTDQLAAKGEPFLLEVARELGLDADEFDTALIDGRHILTVDADQAEGKAIGVTGTPTYVIDGERLDGGKSQEGLRTRIEEITDRLLTGSGSNS from the coding sequence ATGAGCGATTCCACCACCGCCCGCCCCGTCGTGCTCGACGTCTGGTGCGAGCTCCAGTGCCCCGATTGCCGCAACGCCCTGGTGGACCTGCGGGCCCTGCGCGAGCGCTACGGCGACCGGCTCGAGCTGCGGCTGCGCCATTTCCCGCTCGAGAAGCACAAGCACGCCTTCGCCGCCGCCCAGGCCGCGGAAGAGGCGGCCGAGCAGGGTACGACCTGGCCGTATGTGGAGGCGGTGCTGGAGCGCACCGACCAGCTCGCGGCGAAGGGCGAGCCCTTCCTGCTGGAGGTGGCGCGCGAACTGGGTCTGGACGCCGATGAGTTCGACACGGCGCTGATCGACGGCCGGCACATCCTCACCGTCGACGCCGACCAGGCCGAGGGCAAGGCCATCGGTGTGACGGGAACTCCGACGTATGTCATCGACGGCGAGCGTCTCGACGGCGGCAAGAGCCAGGAGGGGCTGCGGACACGCATCGAGGAGATCACCGACCGGCTGCTCACCGGCTCCGGGTCCAACTCCTAG
- a CDS encoding GNAT family N-acetyltransferase gives MTTTLRPTGPIQHEADGAKSRVYEVCVNGRPVGRTEIATFPALSSKAGAIRSLRIDEADRRRGRGTVAALAAEEVLRGWGCTQVLTSVPPDATAARRLTSALGYTERSRSMRKVLPAEPPALPAHVEGRPMSEAEFAQWRAQAVESYAQSWIDRGLPAEEARAKSEADHRESLPDGLATPGTSLSLLVHDGVIVGHLFVGRREARFGEQASFVYDVQVVDGHRGQGHGRSLMLLAERVSLDAGMRLLALHVFAGNTPAISLYESLGYETTAVNLFKPLL, from the coding sequence ATGACCACCACCCTGCGGCCGACCGGGCCGATTCAGCACGAGGCCGACGGCGCGAAGTCACGCGTGTACGAGGTCTGCGTGAACGGCCGTCCCGTCGGCAGGACCGAGATCGCCACCTTCCCGGCGCTCAGCTCCAAGGCCGGCGCCATACGCTCGCTGCGGATCGACGAGGCGGACCGGCGACGCGGACGCGGGACCGTCGCCGCCCTCGCCGCCGAAGAGGTGCTGCGCGGCTGGGGGTGCACCCAGGTACTGACATCCGTACCGCCCGACGCCACCGCCGCGCGGCGGCTGACGAGCGCACTCGGCTACACCGAACGCAGCCGCAGTATGCGCAAGGTGCTTCCCGCGGAGCCGCCCGCTCTGCCCGCCCACGTCGAAGGCCGTCCGATGAGCGAGGCGGAGTTCGCCCAGTGGCGGGCTCAGGCCGTGGAGAGCTACGCACAGAGCTGGATCGACCGCGGCCTGCCGGCCGAGGAGGCGCGTGCCAAGTCCGAGGCCGACCACCGCGAGAGCCTGCCCGACGGCCTCGCCACCCCGGGGACCTCGCTCAGTCTCCTGGTCCATGACGGCGTGATCGTGGGCCACCTCTTCGTAGGGCGGCGCGAGGCGCGCTTCGGCGAGCAGGCGTCGTTCGTGTACGACGTCCAAGTCGTCGACGGACATCGTGGACAGGGCCACGGGCGGTCCCTGATGCTGCTCGCCGAGCGCGTCTCGCTCGACGCCGGGATGCGTCTGCTCGCACTGCATGTCTTCGCCGGCAACACGCCGGCGATCAGCCTCTACGAGTCGCTCGGCTACGAAACGACCGCTGTCAACCTCTTCAAGCCGCTGCTCTAG
- a CDS encoding aminotransferase class IV: MKLWVNGGLTDAEDARVSVFDHGLTVGDGIFETVKTVHGQPFALTLHLDRMTRSARGLGLPEPDHDEVRRACSAVLEANPMELGRLRITYTGGVSPLGSDRGTAGPTLVVALGETKRRPDATAVITVPWTRNERGALTGLKTTSYGENVVALARASEQGASEALFANTVGQLCEGTGSNVFVVVDGELLTPRVSSGCLAGITRALTVEWAGAKETDLPFDVLDRAEEIFLTSTLRDVQAVHGIDGRRIAEAPGPVTAKAMRIFEERSAADQDPKAP; encoded by the coding sequence ATGAAGCTTTGGGTCAATGGCGGACTCACGGATGCCGAGGACGCCCGAGTGTCCGTGTTCGACCACGGGCTGACCGTCGGTGACGGCATATTCGAGACCGTCAAGACTGTCCACGGGCAGCCCTTCGCGCTCACCCTCCACCTCGACCGGATGACCCGCTCGGCCCGCGGCCTCGGCCTGCCGGAGCCTGACCACGACGAGGTGCGCCGCGCCTGCTCCGCTGTGCTGGAAGCCAATCCGATGGAGCTCGGCCGGCTGCGCATCACATACACCGGCGGAGTCTCGCCCCTCGGCTCCGACCGGGGCACGGCAGGACCGACCCTGGTCGTCGCGCTCGGCGAGACCAAGCGCCGCCCCGACGCCACCGCGGTGATCACCGTCCCCTGGACCCGCAATGAGCGCGGGGCTCTGACCGGCCTGAAGACGACGTCGTACGGGGAGAACGTCGTCGCCCTCGCCAGGGCGAGCGAGCAGGGCGCGTCCGAGGCGCTCTTCGCCAATACCGTCGGACAGCTCTGCGAGGGCACCGGCTCCAATGTCTTCGTCGTGGTCGACGGCGAGCTGCTCACCCCGCGCGTCTCCTCCGGCTGCCTTGCGGGCATCACCCGCGCACTGACCGTCGAGTGGGCGGGAGCCAAGGAGACCGACCTGCCCTTCGACGTACTGGACCGGGCCGAGGAGATCTTCCTGACCTCCACTCTCCGCGACGTTCAGGCGGTCCACGGAATCGACGGACGCCGGATCGCGGAAGCGCCGGGACCGGTGACCGCCAAGGCCATGCGGATCTTCGAGGAGCGTTCGGCCGCCGACCAGGATCCGAAGGCTCCGTAA
- a CDS encoding chorismate-binding protein: MHDLAPLARFGSLVASDLRDVTSDPEALDSAGFWAVAADFEGRLTCARFGDVRTEPVPEPVPGQWRGPAAGDWTSSLDRAAYAAGVRRIREYIAAGEVYQANLCRVLSAPLPGPASADVDALTALLARGNPAPYAGTIRLPEHGVEIATASPELYLRRDGRTVESGPIKGTGRTAADLLEKDHAENVMIVDLVRNDLGRVCATGTVTVPALCAVEPHPGLVHLVSTVRGELTPKAGWQELLTATFPPGSVTGAPKSSALKIIEALETAPRGPYCGGIGWVDADRGTGELAVGIRTFWIDRHDLAGPVLRFGTGAGITWGSDPEREWEETELKASRLLKVASGVYEASGRTAR; the protein is encoded by the coding sequence GTGCACGACCTTGCTCCTTTGGCCCGCTTCGGCTCCCTCGTCGCTTCCGACCTGCGGGATGTCACCAGCGACCCCGAAGCCCTCGACTCGGCCGGCTTCTGGGCCGTCGCCGCGGACTTCGAGGGCCGTCTGACCTGCGCCCGCTTCGGCGATGTGCGTACGGAGCCGGTGCCCGAGCCCGTGCCGGGGCAGTGGCGCGGCCCGGCCGCCGGCGACTGGACGTCCTCGCTGGACCGGGCCGCCTACGCCGCGGGCGTGCGCCGCATCCGCGAGTACATCGCGGCCGGCGAGGTCTACCAGGCGAACCTGTGCCGCGTCCTGTCCGCGCCGCTGCCCGGCCCGGCCTCCGCCGACGTCGACGCCCTCACCGCACTCCTGGCGCGCGGCAACCCCGCCCCGTACGCAGGAACGATCCGGCTGCCCGAGCACGGCGTGGAGATCGCCACCGCCTCGCCCGAGCTGTATCTGCGGCGCGACGGGCGCACCGTCGAGTCCGGGCCGATCAAGGGCACCGGCCGCACCGCCGCGGACCTGCTGGAGAAGGACCACGCGGAGAACGTGATGATCGTGGACCTGGTCCGCAACGACCTGGGGCGGGTCTGTGCCACGGGCACCGTGACCGTCCCCGCACTGTGCGCGGTCGAGCCGCACCCCGGGCTCGTCCATCTCGTCTCCACCGTGCGCGGCGAGCTGACCCCCAAGGCGGGCTGGCAGGAACTGCTGACGGCAACCTTCCCGCCGGGCTCGGTGACCGGGGCGCCCAAGTCCAGTGCGCTGAAGATCATCGAGGCGCTGGAGACAGCGCCCCGTGGCCCGTACTGTGGAGGTATCGGCTGGGTCGACGCCGACCGCGGAACGGGCGAGCTCGCCGTCGGCATACGTACCTTCTGGATCGACCGTCACGACCTCGCGGGACCGGTCCTCCGCTTCGGCACCGGTGCCGGTATCACCTGGGGATCCGACCCCGAGCGCGAGTGGGAGGAGACCGAGCTGAAGGCCTCCCGGCTGCTCAAGGTAGCGTCCGGGGTGTACGAGGCAAGCGGAAGGACAGCTCGATGA
- a CDS encoding TFIIB-type zinc ribbon-containing protein encodes MQCPKCHAAMHTYNRNGVQIEQCSGCRGIFLDFGELESLTRLESQWTQQAPPPPAAPQAYPAAPAPAWGAPHHGGHHGGHYRQKSFGRMLFSS; translated from the coding sequence ATGCAGTGTCCCAAGTGCCATGCAGCGATGCATACGTACAACCGCAATGGCGTCCAGATCGAGCAGTGCAGCGGCTGCCGGGGGATATTCCTGGACTTCGGCGAGCTGGAGTCCCTGACCCGCCTCGAGTCGCAGTGGACGCAGCAGGCCCCGCCCCCGCCGGCGGCCCCGCAGGCCTACCCGGCCGCACCCGCCCCCGCCTGGGGCGCGCCGCACCACGGCGGACACCATGGCGGGCACTACCGCCAGAAGAGCTTCGGCCGGATGCTCTTCTCCTCCTGA